Proteins found in one Gemmatimonadaceae bacterium genomic segment:
- a CDS encoding sulfite exporter TauE/SafE family protein yields MQIDVTAQLSQSPAAAIPLLFGAGVLTSLTPCVYPMIPITAAIVGGQSSVSGQQGDAVVSRWRPLALSLVYVLGLATVYAGLGLLAGLTGTMFGTVSANPWAFFTMANLLLIAALAMLDVLPVRVPASIMQRAANAGTGGRTAGAFIMGAASGLVAAPCSAPVMAAVLTWVSTTHSAGLGFLYLFVFSLGMCTLLVVVGLSAGTLSRLPRAGAWMLTVKKVFAFVMLAMAEYYLVKMGQVYF; encoded by the coding sequence ATGCAAATCGACGTCACCGCCCAACTCTCGCAGAGCCCGGCTGCGGCAATCCCGCTCCTGTTCGGAGCCGGGGTGCTGACCAGCCTCACCCCCTGCGTGTACCCGATGATCCCCATTACGGCGGCGATCGTCGGCGGGCAATCGTCAGTATCCGGTCAGCAAGGCGACGCTGTCGTATCACGGTGGCGCCCGCTGGCCCTCTCGCTGGTCTACGTCCTCGGACTCGCGACCGTCTACGCCGGGCTCGGGCTCCTCGCCGGGCTCACCGGCACCATGTTCGGCACGGTGTCGGCCAACCCGTGGGCCTTCTTCACCATGGCCAACCTGCTGCTCATCGCGGCGCTGGCCATGCTGGATGTGCTCCCCGTGCGCGTTCCCGCGAGCATCATGCAGCGCGCCGCGAACGCCGGGACCGGAGGCCGCACCGCCGGCGCCTTCATCATGGGCGCCGCCTCCGGGCTGGTCGCCGCCCCCTGCTCGGCGCCGGTCATGGCCGCCGTGCTCACGTGGGTCTCCACGACCCATTCGGCCGGTCTGGGGTTCCTCTATCTGTTCGTCTTCAGCCTCGGCATGTGCACGCTGCTCGTGGTCGTCGGCCTCAGCGCCGGCACCCTGAGCCGCCTCCCGCGCGCCGGCGCCTGGATGCTGACCGTGAAGAAGGTGTTTGCCTTCGTGATGCTCGCGATGGCCGAGTACTACCTGGTGAAGATGGGTCAGGTCTACTTCTAA
- a CDS encoding alpha-L-fucosidase, which yields MRFRSRIAAIALLLAASATAAVARAQGAPATYTPTPENLAARTWYQDAKFGMFIHWGVSSLLQDGEWVMQNKSLRVSEYETLPPLFTAPNFDARAWARTAKTAGMRYITLITKHHDGIALWDSKVSDWTIPKRTPFGRDIVKELAAACQAEGIKLFFYYSQLDWHHPDYFPRGETGRNTGRPEQGDFGRYLQYMDAQLTELLTNYGPVGGIWFDGMWDRPTADWQLARTYGLIHRLQPAALIIPNHHQAPLPGEDVQTFERDLPGANGQGFNTTHVGTLPLEMSETMNDSWGFRLTDRKWRSTRDLIRGLVAAAGRNANFLLNVGPRPDGALPAEAVERLQAIGGWMKTNGESVYGTRRGPIPPRPWGVTTQRGDTVYVHLLDGADKVLALPPLPKPVASASLLDGGAPVSFQSSASGVMLTLPNRDPGAPDQVLKLILKSR from the coding sequence ATGCGCTTCCGCTCCCGAATCGCGGCCATCGCCCTCCTGCTGGCCGCGTCCGCCACCGCCGCCGTTGCGCGTGCCCAGGGCGCCCCAGCGACCTATACCCCCACGCCCGAGAACCTCGCGGCCCGGACCTGGTACCAGGACGCCAAGTTCGGGATGTTCATTCACTGGGGCGTATCCAGTCTGCTGCAGGACGGCGAGTGGGTGATGCAGAACAAGTCGCTGCGGGTGAGCGAGTACGAAACGCTCCCGCCGCTCTTCACCGCGCCGAACTTCGATGCCCGGGCGTGGGCGCGCACCGCAAAGACGGCGGGGATGCGCTACATCACGCTCATCACCAAGCATCACGATGGGATCGCCCTCTGGGACTCCAAGGTCTCCGACTGGACGATCCCCAAGCGCACCCCCTTCGGGCGCGACATCGTGAAGGAGCTCGCCGCCGCCTGCCAGGCCGAAGGGATCAAGCTGTTCTTCTACTACTCGCAGCTCGACTGGCATCACCCCGACTACTTCCCCCGCGGCGAAACCGGGCGGAACACCGGGCGGCCCGAGCAGGGCGATTTCGGGCGCTACCTCCAGTACATGGACGCCCAGCTCACTGAGCTGCTCACCAACTATGGCCCGGTGGGCGGCATCTGGTTCGACGGCATGTGGGACCGCCCCACCGCCGACTGGCAGCTGGCGCGGACCTACGGGCTGATTCACCGGCTGCAGCCGGCCGCTCTGATCATCCCCAATCACCATCAGGCGCCGCTGCCGGGTGAGGACGTGCAGACGTTCGAACGCGACCTCCCCGGCGCGAACGGGCAGGGGTTCAACACCACGCATGTCGGCACGCTGCCGCTCGAGATGTCGGAGACCATGAACGACTCGTGGGGCTTCCGCCTCACCGACCGGAAGTGGCGCTCCACGCGGGATCTCATCCGCGGGCTCGTCGCCGCCGCCGGACGGAACGCCAACTTCCTGCTCAACGTCGGGCCTCGGCCGGACGGCGCCCTCCCCGCCGAAGCGGTCGAGCGCCTCCAGGCGATTGGGGGGTGGATGAAGACCAACGGCGAAAGCGTCTACGGCACCCGCCGCGGTCCGATCCCCCCGCGCCCCTGGGGGGTCACGACGCAGCGGGGGGACACGGTGTACGTCCACCTGCTCGACGGGGCCGACAAGGTGCTCGCACTGCCGCCGCTCCCGAAGCCGGTGGCGAGCGCCTCGCTACTCGACGGTGGCGCGCCAGTGAGCTTTCAGTCATCGGCTAGTGGCGTCATGCTGACGCTGCCGAACAGGGATCCTGGTGCACCGGATCAGGTCCTCAAGCTGATTCTGAAGTCGCGGTAG